The following is a genomic window from Lysinibacillus sp. G4S2.
TTATAATGGCTAAAATCATAGATGATGGAGTGCGAGCTCAAAACCAGGGGATGATTTTGCAATGGGGGGCTGTTTTACTTGCCTTATCCTTCGTAGCCTTTATAGCTGGTGTCGTGAATTCATATTTTTCATCGCATACAGCACAAAGCTTTTCCTATGATTTACGGAATGCACTGTTTGAAAAAATACAATCCTTTACTTTAACTACGTATCAAAAATTCTCAACGGCTTCCCTTATTACAAGGTTAACGAATGATGTGACACAAGTACAGACGGTGTTATTTATGAGTTTGCGTATCATGCTTCGGGCACCACTTGCCGTAGTTGGTAGCATTGTGATGGCTTTTGTTGTGAATGCAAAGCTAGCGTTGTTTTTAGTTATTGGTGCACCAATTATCCTCATTTTTCTTGTTTTTATGGTGGTAAAAGGTGTGTCTTATTTTGGACTTGTGCAGAAGAGAATAGACCGCTTAAATCGAGTTTTACAGGAAAATTTACAGGCAATTCGATTGGTGAAGGCTTATTTACGTGGTGCTTATGAAGCGTCGCGTTTCGATGAGGTCGCCTCACGTTTAAAAATTGATACAGTAAAGGCTCTTCGCACAATGGAGTACATTATGCCAGTACTGTTATTCATCATGAATATGAGCTTACTTGCAGTGCTGTGGTTTGGGACAAAGCAAATAGCTTCAGGTACAACACCACTTGGAGATGTTGTGGCTATTGTCAATTATGCAATGCGCATGACAGGATCGTTTTCGATGTTTGCCTTTATTATTATTTTTTATGCGCGTGCAAAAGCCTCAGCAGAGCGTATGGCAGAGGTCCTTTCGACTGAGAATGAGATTGAGCTACCGTCATCCTCAGAGAAAACATCTAATGACTTGAATTTTGGCGAACTAGCTTTCGAGCATGTTAGTTTTACTTATCCTGGGGGAGACTTGCCTGTACTATCCGATGTCAGCTTCCGAGTGAAATCTGGTGAAAAGTTAGCCATTATGGGGGCAACAGGTGCAGGGAAATCAACGTTGCTACAGCTTATTCCACGCTTCTACGATGTCACAGAAGGCAAAATAGTAGTAGAGGGGAAAGATGTACAGCAATGGGATTTACAAGAACTGCGCGAAATCATCGGCTATGTTCCACAACAGTCTCTATTATTTACGGGAAGCATTGCTGATAATGTTCGTTGGGGCGATACAGAGGCTGAAATGGATGCAGTGCTACAGGCGACAATGCAAGCGCAAATCCATGCTTCTGTGGAGGATTTCCCGAACGGATACGAGACAAGGGTCGGTCAGAAGGGTGTCAATCTTTCTGGTGGTCAAAAACAAAGATTATCTATTGCTAGAGCGTTATTAAGAAAAGGGCATATATTAATGCTCGATGATAGTACAAGTGCGCTTGATGTGAAAACGGAGCAGGCATTATGGGAGGCATTGAGTGAAGAACAAGCAACAATGCTAGTAGTCACTCAAAAAATTCGTACAGCAAAAGGTGCGGATCGAATCTTACTCATTGATGCAGGAAAAGTGGTCGCATATGGGACACATGAAGAGCTATTGCAAACTTCAGTGCTCTATGAAAAAATCGCAATTTCCCAACAGGAGGTGGAGGAATAATGGGATTTTTCCAAAAACCTTTTGACTATGAACCGATTTTGACGAAAGATGATGTGAAGCAGGCTGTTAAGAAAAAGAAGGGACCTCGTGCGACAGATTGGAAAAGTACACTGTTGCGTTTATGGAAAATTGTTGATGAACAACGTGTACTATTAATCGTTGTGCTGTTACTTGTCACGGTGAGCTCCATATTAGCTCTCCTTGGGCCATATTTAATCGGTAAAATGATTGACATGTATGTGATGCACGGAAAGCTTACAGGTCTAGGTAACGGAATTATGCTGTTAATCGGCATTTATGCGCTATTAGCAGTAGCATTATTTTTACAAAACTATTGGATGATCGGTATCGCTCAGCAAACAATTTATAGATTGCGAACGAGTGTATTTGCCCATTTCCAAAGACTGCCGATAACTTTTTTCGATCGTCGTCAGCACGGAGAATTAATGAGTCGAATGACGAACGATATTGAAGCAGTTAGCTCAACATTAAATAGTTCCTTTATCCAAGTGTTTTCTAGTGTATTAACGCTTACAGGAACAGTGATCATCATGTTAAGCTTAAGTCCTTTACTAACAGTATTAACGATGACAATTATACCGATTATGTTTTGGGCAATGCGTTGGGTCACACGGAGAACAGCACCATTATTTAAAGAGCAGCAAGCGGCCATAGGGGCACTGAATGGCATGATTGAAGAAACGATTTCGGGCCAGCGAATTGTGAAGGCTTTCTCACAAGAGGAACGAATGAAAGAGGAGTTTCGCGAAAAAAGTTTACGATTAAAAAGAACCGGCTTTTGGGCACAGACATACTCGGGATATATTCCAAAGGTCATGAACTTTTTAAACAATATGAGCTTTACAATTGTTGCTGGTATTGGAGGCGTACTTGCTCTTTATGGTCATGTGTCGATCGGAGTCATTGTTATTTTCACAGAATACGCAAGGCAATTTACACGACCATTAAATGATTTGGCCAATCAATTTAATACAGTACTGTCAGCAATTGCTGGTGCTGAGCGTGTATTTGCGTTACTGGATGAACAGCCTGAAGAGGAAGCTGCTTCAGCACAAAAGCATAAACTATTAGGACAAGTGAGCTTTCAACAT
Proteins encoded in this region:
- a CDS encoding ABC transporter ATP-binding protein, with amino-acid sequence MGFFQKPFDYEPILTKDDVKQAVKKKKGPRATDWKSTLLRLWKIVDEQRVLLIVVLLLVTVSSILALLGPYLIGKMIDMYVMHGKLTGLGNGIMLLIGIYALLAVALFLQNYWMIGIAQQTIYRLRTSVFAHFQRLPITFFDRRQHGELMSRMTNDIEAVSSTLNSSFIQVFSSVLTLTGTVIIMLSLSPLLTVLTMTIIPIMFWAMRWVTRRTAPLFKEQQAAIGALNGMIEETISGQRIVKAFSQEERMKEEFREKSLRLKRTGFWAQTYSGYIPKVMNFLNNMSFTIVAGIGGVLALYGHVSIGVIVIFTEYARQFTRPLNDLANQFNTVLSAIAGAERVFALLDEQPEEEAASAQKHKLLGQVSFQHVHFKYEQEEEAYTLKDVNFNVEPGQTVALVGATGAGKTTILQLIARFYEVTKGEVLFDGVNVQQIERQALRSQMAFVLQDPFLFEASVRENIRYGRLDASDEEIEEAAKRANAHDFIMKLKDGYDTILAADGREISQGQKQLLSIARALIADPKILLLDEATSSIDTVTELSIQEALEMLMQGRTSFVIAHRLNTVHNADIVLVMHKGELVEVGPQQELIESGGIYAQMLQSSSHHLDE
- a CDS encoding ABC transporter ATP-binding protein encodes the protein MKQIFSYVKPYKWTAFIALGLMLLELFVELAQPLIMAKIIDDGVRAQNQGMILQWGAVLLALSFVAFIAGVVNSYFSSHTAQSFSYDLRNALFEKIQSFTLTTYQKFSTASLITRLTNDVTQVQTVLFMSLRIMLRAPLAVVGSIVMAFVVNAKLALFLVIGAPIILIFLVFMVVKGVSYFGLVQKRIDRLNRVLQENLQAIRLVKAYLRGAYEASRFDEVASRLKIDTVKALRTMEYIMPVLLFIMNMSLLAVLWFGTKQIASGTTPLGDVVAIVNYAMRMTGSFSMFAFIIIFYARAKASAERMAEVLSTENEIELPSSSEKTSNDLNFGELAFEHVSFTYPGGDLPVLSDVSFRVKSGEKLAIMGATGAGKSTLLQLIPRFYDVTEGKIVVEGKDVQQWDLQELREIIGYVPQQSLLFTGSIADNVRWGDTEAEMDAVLQATMQAQIHASVEDFPNGYETRVGQKGVNLSGGQKQRLSIARALLRKGHILMLDDSTSALDVKTEQALWEALSEEQATMLVVTQKIRTAKGADRILLIDAGKVVAYGTHEELLQTSVLYEKIAISQQEVEE